The sequence below is a genomic window from Cucumis melo cultivar AY chromosome 5, USDA_Cmelo_AY_1.0, whole genome shotgun sequence.
ACAAAAGGTTAAAAACTTGAACATAAGAAATCCGGTTAAATCTCATTTTTGTAGATATTTTAGGACATCCATATGGATTTCCATATCACCCGAAACATATCTATATTATAGATGTTTTGTATTTCGTACACATTTAAAAAGGATTTTGCACCGTTAAATATAGGGTCATATGAAGGGAATAGTTGGAACCATTGTTGACAATGGCCATGGGAGAATCATATAATGCCATTTTAAGTCAGGCACATAATGATGAAATTCTCTCCAAAACATAACATGTTAGTCCAATTAGGAGTCCTCCCCCACAAATAATTTGCCCCTTTTTTTATTAGACAATGCATGTATTAAGTAGAATCAAAAAAACTCTCTTTTGAACAATATAACTTCAGATAATCTACCTTTATCAAGTTTAATGTATTACAATGCCTAAATTAGTACAAAGAGTAACTAATTTAGCTAAacataaaaaaagtaaatttgTTCTATGACATATGTCTCTGCTTATGTATAACGACAATGGTGTGGAAACAATTCTAGTGTTGGAAGTCGTAGGATGTCAAcataattatctttttattGGTATCGATCCATTCACTCCATTGATTAACCAAAATATCGATATTTCTTTTCTTGGACATGTGCTCCCTTATGATTCTTTCCAAAATTGTATAGTTTCGGACAATAACAATTAACAAAtggtaaaagaaaattatttgaagaaattATTACATGTTCGATAGTATGTAATATTAAATAGAGACAAccgtaaattaaatatataaaatttaggCTCAATGATGTAGAGGAAAGATTTGACCATCTTCCTTTCTAGATGCTCAATTAAACATATAATTTACAAAATCTTTAGAAGAATGGGACAAGTGACATTATAAACCTCAATATATACATGACACCTATCTTCCaaaaagattaaattaaattagaaaaagaaacaaaacatgaCACCTGTTACAATCAGTGTTGCTAGCTGATTCCTCTAggtttcttttttcaaaaaggaacaattttttattatcattatttcaTATGGATCTCATTCAGTCTAATTTCGACCTTATTAGTCTTTTATGTAATAAgttatttttatgaaaaaaaccCACAAAAACATTCAAATGTAACCTATGGTTCTAACACACAAATCTATATATACCACTACTCGTTGTGTTATAAAAGGTACTCAGTTAAACTAAGTTGACCATGTAGTGTGAGGTTAAGTAGAAGATTTGTCATTTAAGTATATAAAAAGCGAGTAgaattaaatgactacaccacaTAATGGAACTATTTTTCGAAACTTTTCTAAAGCTTAcgcttctttctttctttcaaagtTCTTATGAAAATCTCTTTATgacatgtaacaaaattaaagtaaaatagTCAATAGAGATGTCAAAGCATAATTAAGGATTATCGATATGTTTGTCATTTGCTCCAAGTTGGAAGTTTGGCATTTCCTACCTTATTTattgtattaaaaaagaaagaaaaaaaaaagtaaaaagtggAATAATATTTTAGGCTTTGAATGTGGAGTGCACTTTAGTTTGTACATTACCAACAGACCACAAAAAATGGAAACATCGTACACCTTCATGCCATTAGAGAAACATGTAACGTGAAAGAAAGTTGGATAAAGTTCATAACAAGACATTCAAAATAGGGACACCTTCTTAATTCCTTTTATTTGGCTTTTAGTATCCATTAAAATATCCGTCTAGCTAAGGATTTTCCATCCATCTTGATTGACTTTCTAACGTATTTAAAAACCgtattttcaaatacaaaacaAATGTTTTTCTACACTTATTATTTCTATTTTGTTAAATGTCGCCGTAGTTGGCTCACGAGCTTGCTGTTTGATGTTTTTgggagagattttttttcttttaactcaaAGATTAAAGAACACAagtaatttaaagaaaaagaaaaccaaaatttgacAGTACCGATGAGATTTCAcataaacaaaatttcaaattatgaGTCACAAAATGTATTAGTGTCAAGATCGTTAAGTGAGTTGGAAAGAGAAATTTGTTTTTTATAGGATTGAAAATGAGAAGGTTTCGACCCCAAGGGTCTCACTTAAATTGGTCGTGGACCATAGTCGAGTCATCTAAAATAGCCATTTTCAAGTTGTGCtctaaaaataacaaaactctTTGCATGtctaaactaaataaataaccttaattacacaattgtttgttttcattttatatatacttgTTACCGAACCAAAAAGcaaacctatatatatatatatatatgatgtatACAGTATACTTGCATTTTTGGTTATACAACCAATATAATTATCATAGACTTGAAATCTAATCAATTCTAAATCaggaaaaataaatgaattctcATAAAAAAAGTCCATTAATTTTAGGACATAATTGAAAATGATTTTGGTGATAAAAAGATTGTTTACTATCGAAAGTTAATAAATATTTCGCAATATTTACtagaaattaatatatatttcacAAATAGTTTCACTACAAGTAAAAATATTCATTATTAATATTGGAAAATTTGTTATGaacagagaaaaaaattttaaatagctTCCTAAATTTTACTccattttgtaaatatttaaatagttttaaaTAGCTAActaaattttactttattttgtaaataattttaaatagtttgctaatttttattttgtaaataatttcagtattttggtattttttaaaatgctCTAATCAAAAGTGTATTTTAgagtaaatataaaaaagtgattttaacaTTTCAAAATTAGTCTCAAAAGTCAAACATCATCATGGTTTCTCTTTAGAAAATGCTTTAAACTATTTAATTAAACAGATGAATTAATTACAAAATCAACTAATGacaattttataataaataaataaatatagttaaaaaaTGACTTAATAAATCCTAATCATGACACAATTAGGCAGACAAAGTAGACTTAATCAATCTAGTGTTCATGTGACAAAAGTCAATAATTGAACAATCATTTCACATCTATAGCTATAATCAATAATAGTGCAAAAAGGCAGAGACAAAGAGATGTTGATGAACAAGCCAGCCATGCTTCATGAATCATATTATAGGGCAAACTCACAAGGATAAAGACGTTAACATTAGCTTAAACTGTCATTAAAATTGTACGAGTGTTTTGTCCCACTcttaatagaaacaaaaaaaaaaaaaaaaaaaaaaaaagaggaagaagaagaagctcaATATATAGGTTAATACCAGGACATTTTTTCCCCTAATTGCACAACAACTTCAGTCAAAGCCTCCAGAGCAGTGACCATGACGATGATCAAAGAAGCCCATCATACCGAATGccatatagaatatatataacATTTCAGATCAACAGCTTCTCAATGGCATCCTGCATTTAGAAGGAAATACACAATGTATCAACGGGGAAAGCGATGCTTTTACAAAGATAACAGCTCAAAAAAAGAGATGGTAGTAGTAATTCTTTTTTACCTTCAGTTGTTGTATTTGAGATTTCAATTGGCTTCCCTCGTTTGTTGTTACGGAACATGCAATTACAGGTCTTGTGACTCCGCATGCTCGGCCGAGAGCTTGCTTTGAAGGGACAAATACATAAGGCACATTCTGCATGTTTCAACATAATTTTGTTATATCATAGAGAATTAAGAATTATTTGTCATTTTGGGACACATGTTTTTATTACATTGATTATTGAAGTCTGGAAAAGAAATCATCCTAATATCTGGCATACATAACATGAAAGTAAGAAAAGTTTTCCAACAAGATGGTTATCAAACAAGATATGTAATCCGCCTCTAAATCCATCCAAAACGAGACTCTATCACAGGGCTAAAGTAAGGGATAAATTTCATCTTTCAATCTTTTGCATTATAGAATTAATTTGAGCTTCTGACTAAGTGTACAACTAAAGTTAGAAGCAAATATAAATGTTCTAATATAGGGAACACTGGCCTGAAGTTAACTATAAAGAAGAACGAATTGGGGGAAGATAACTGAAATTGTGGATTTATTAAACCTTATAAACAAGAAAGGTGATGGGAAATGAACCTCAGACCTCGAGAAACCTTGTCCATTACCACTCTACTTAATCCTCTATAGgctaaaaatataacaaacattTTGGAAGCTCTTCCGCTACCTCATTGCATTTATTCCCGATAAACCACCACAGCTTTTCATGACACAAATATGGATTAAATGTAAAGCTATAATGGCAAGGGCCTCCATATTGAGGGTGTCTCataagaaagaaatagatattaAGAGAAATTGCTGCTAACTACCACGTCTATATAAAAGCTAATTCCTAACATTGTCTACACCAAGGTTTCATTAGTTAAAAAAATAGTGCAATAAATTGCAAGGGAGATATAGCAATACTAAAATATGTTCATTTTCCCATTTTCCAACTTATCAAGAAGTAACAGAAACCCATGATTTTCAATCTGAAGTTCAAAAATTTTTTAGTGTTACCTTATCTTCAGCCAACAAGGGAAGATGGAGAAGAATCTCAAGCGGCTCAGTGTCCGCAGCCATCACAACAAACTCAGAAATCCCTCTATTCAGCGTCTTAGTAGCTGAAAAATCCATCAAAATATAACTATCAGCCAAGGGAAACAAATAACACCATACAAAATCCTCACCCAATACTTCTTAAAAATATATAACTTTCTTCAAACGAAAAAACACAAACATTAAACAAAGCACGCTACCTTCATTAGCACCCTTCTTGAGCTGCTTGTAGTTAGCAGCTTGCTGAACGAGGTCAAGAATGGTAATCGTAAGCTGAGCATCAGCTAAAGGATAGGCTTTGGGATTCACAGCTTCTCCTGTCTGCAAAAAACACAACCACCACTAAAATTCATGCAAACCAATGAAACTAAAATCAATATATGTTCTACAAAAGAATCAATTTCACACAGTACCATTTTAGATCGAAGAAGAAAGGTAGGGTTTTAATGCAACGACAGCAAaatttgaaaggaaaaaaattagGGTTTAAGAGCTACTGGTAAATTGTCGACGATATATGTATGGAAGATATAGAGAAGACTCACAGTCATCGGGCCGAGCTCCTTCAACGTTGACCGATACATTGGGCTCCGGCCCAATTCATCTAACAAAATCCGACTCAAGCCCATACCTATGGGGTTGGACTGCATGGGCGACAAAgagaatagcaaaatctaaagtttactttggataaatgtcaaatttatttttaaattgtcaaaatagcaaaacagttaatttccagataataaataagataactatgccttaaatgcctctacctactttacaatatagactcctaaatacaatagtaagaaaaaccacaaatacccaCAAATACCCACAAATACCtgtaattaatacatactatgcacTTCCTTCAATTTTCTAGTTTTTCCtcccaaaaaaataaatcatcttCTGTAAAGCTTTACAGCGTATTTGTTCTTCCGTTTTTCAAAAAACGCTTTCCGGCACATTTTCACCGTCGTTTTTCCACCGTAGCTTTCTCTTTCGTCGCTTTTCCACCATcgatttctcttctgtcccttttccaccgtttgcacacccttccttttttaatcGGTTTACACCACCTAAAGTATTGGTGAGTTGTTTCGTTTCACGCTtctgttccttcttcaacctttggatttttcctctgttttctgcatgtatcggtaaaaaataccgagttatcaaaaatttcttcaaatttaatccggttctaacattcttcaaattttcaaatggctttgcacccgcaccgtcgctttctaccttcttcttttagtacaaatttttgtttcccttaattccggttgattgtctttcggtgaatcttctatttttgtttcccttaatttcggttggttggcaaaattaaagatagatcatattttatttgtcattattttagagagggttgggatttgattctaaatttaaatttccattatatttgtcataattttagagaatggttggaatttgaatttgaattttacttgagatttgaaatttaaatcttttaaatgatttttcgttacttttttaatatttttgttaatagttaattattgcatcatctttatcattattttaagaagtattcattgcattaaaattataggacgttaatagctaaagtttgaacATATAACTATTGAAGGTAGAAATcagaataattaggggatattgaaaccaattaaatatgtttaggaatctttgaaataatataataattttttgatttagttaacaATTATCGGTGTgttcacaaatacactgtagtcgaatatgtgatattttatttgatttttctatctccttaaatatattgtatttgaatctggacagttctcatccgttgagTTTTATTTGATCATTGTCGGGGAATTTCGATATAAGTAACATAATCCAAGACACATCCTTATCATCAACAATCTGAATGAGTTTCAAATTGTTGCAATATTTCCAGTAAATGGTCAACCTAGAGACAGAAACTTCTGAATTTGGAAAAAGTCTACGTTAGATACAATCtgcaaattcttgaaacgaggAGGAAACTGTAACATATACATCAAGGAGGCGATAGTCAATATACCGATAGGactcaatccatctaccatcgAATACGATCTTCACTCGTTGCAATGCcatgaaaaaaattcaaagggaacACGTTTATCAAATAAAGTATTCACTGCTAGATTGTATATAGGagggatgaatattaaattaaattattgtttcatatattatacgggtacctgtttcatttgtagggatcacgttttaatttgatgtaatggtcggatattacgaaaatatggtagataagggcaaagaaataaaatgtatatagcataatcttatgaatataatgttggAAAGGCAATATTAGTTGTTTTtctaaagtagtttagaatataaagatgttaaaatttcaaaaataatatgTTTTGCTCCGTtctttgttgaaatttatgttttaatggccatgaacgttccggtgaaatttcaaaaagattgTATTTCGGTGAATCTTGTGTCTGGTTTCGATTAATTCCGGTTTGTTGGcaacattaaagatagatcacaaTTTTAGGGATATTCCCAATTTTAGGGATAATTTCGATTTGTattttggcatgattttagggatagttgggatttgaatataaacttatgtattcccattatatttgccataattttagggaatagttggaatttaaatttgaattttagagatttgaattttgaatgttttaaatgcttttccgttaggttttttaatgtttttgtatatggttaattattgcattatgtttatcattattttaggaaggaagaattcattgcattaaaattttagaacctattcattgcgttaatagctattgaaggaaaaaatcggtagctaaagtttgaatatataatcaTTGAAGGGAAAAATTggaaaaactagggatattgaaatcaattgaatatggttagggatctttgaaataatataataattatttgatttggttaataattatcataagtagGTGTGTTTACAGATACACTGTAATCGGTTATGTGATGTTTTCTTTGATTTCCCAGGTtccttaaatatactgtatttgattatggacagttctcatccgttgagGGGCATTTTCGAtcgaaaaaaattgaaaattattcccagttagttttgccataaataaaaaaaataaaaaaaaataacaatttgctattttgacaatttccattcTTATGTTTGTCATTTCCACGAATTTCCCTATTTGTAATTTTCTTTGCACAGCCCAAGCTATTCGTAAGGTATCAACTAAACGAATCAGATGAATGTTGTCGATTTATCAATGatctaattgctatatttacGACTTCCTCAAGTTTAGAATTTATTCTCAATTTCATCATTACCatcattattttgataaaaacAAATAAGATACAATAAATTAGGAAAATACGACAATCAAAATGTTTTGAGGGGAGTCCATCCACGAGGCGATCTTCATGCAAAATTGATGTTAGATGATATTTGTGAGCATGTACAGCAAGTTCATGGGCAACATAATTGCAATTAcaactaataaaataaaaactttgaGTTGTCCTTGTATGTAAATCAAGCAAGAAATTTGCAAAATACTAAATCTCATTATTGTAATGTCTACAATAGTAACGTCTATAAGCTTGTAGATAAGGAATGAATCAATCCAAGCCCAAATGGAAAAATGTCAACTTTAATGGCATTAAACTTAGGAGATATCATGTATTTTATGGAATTTATACTGAGCATTTCATAATATAAGTAAAATTGAATTGGCAAATGAATAAATTGAATTAATATAAAAGTATGTAATATTATCTTATTATATTTCATTGAAAAGCCACGTCATATATTAGAAtttaaacattttcttttttcttttggtgtCCCCATCTTGATCACGAGAACCAATAGGAATCGAGGAGCCACGCTAGGGGAAACCGGGGTTGTAAGAACCCGCGAAATCCCGAATAGTCGAAGCTTGAGAAGTTCTTTATTCGAAACGACCAAAACCCAGTTTTCGTTTCTGTAGATTATTCATTAAACAGCGAGAAAGTTTCCATCTTGTTCCACACCCAattccatttccatttccattgATCCCATATAAACCCACTTCACAGCTCTCAAAACATCACAGAGAGATAGGAGGAAAGGAGCCAAAATGGGTTGGATTGGAGAGACAATCCAGTCTTTCAAATCCATCAAAATCAGAAAGGCTCTATCTCAGGCCATTAGTTTTGGTACGTAAACTAACCAAAATTTTCCATGTTATATACCAAATGAGTATCATCATTCTGCAGGGAagcattgtttttttttttttgctgattCAGTTTGAATTTTCTATATTCCATTACAAATGTTGAGTGTCTCCAactttgttctttattttatgaTTGAGAAGTGCGAGTTCTTTCTACTACTTGGTTTTATGAACTGTCTGAGGTTAAATCTCACGTTTAGACTCTAATTTTTGTCTATTGTTTCAATGCTCAAAAATTTAAGTTGTGATATTGTATTACTCATACTTTTACACCGTTAACTGAATGGTGATGAAGTGGGGTGGATGTTGAACAAATGTTTGCTAATTTGACATGAATTGATAGATTaatagtagaaaaaaaaaatggacaatTATGAACGGGATTTCGACTCTTTTATGTTCTATTTCATTTTATCCCACTAAAGAAAATTTTAACAGGGCCAACGGCGAATGTGGTATAGaattctaaattaaaatttagagacACAAATGAGTGTTTCTGAACTAAAGTGATACAACTGTCAAGTTTTAACAAAATTTGAGCGCGGAGCTCAAAATCTTAGTTCAAATATCTTCATTTTGTCTGTGTTTTGCTTCTATTCAAACTCCGAAGTACTGGAATCCAACTACAACATGCATTTGTCTTCTGCATTCGTTTTCTCTAAGAACAATATCGTAATCTATCAGGTTTGATCATTTCGTCTGCGTTGATGATTTGGAAAGGATTGATTTGCTGGACAGGCAGTGCGTCCCCTGTGGTGGTTGTACTCACTGGAAGTATGGAACCTGGTTTTGCTAGGGTGAGCTGATCCTATTACATATGCAAGTTTCCATTTAATTCTCTAAGTAGATTGGTTCTAACTTTAACTATGCATTTACTTGAACTATCGATACAGAACTGCCTTTGGTTATATAAAATGTTTAGTTTTTTCATCTTTTGTATCTACATTTAAATCACGTGTGCCGTGGATTTTTTGGATCTTAGAAGTTATGGAATTTCACCATATGAAATAGGAGTCGCGTTCTTACAACTATGAACTATAGATAGTCTTAGGTTGAAAACATATTATCTTGAAACACTTTATTGTCGATTGAACTTGCTTTGAATCTCTAGGATTTTGCGGAGGGTATGCCCGTGAACATAATGCAAAGACTGGCGCCTCAACAGCTTATtattaggaaaaaagaaaaagaaaaagaaaaagaaaaagaaaaaaaaaaaaggaaaaaggaaagaaatgaaaagaaaagaacttcGGTTCTTAAATATTAGACTCTAGTTTTTTAGTTGATTATGTTACTGTCCAAAGGTTAAATCACAAATTTTGTCTCTAAACTATGGAGTTTGTGTCTATTTggtttttaaactttaaaaatattGGATAGGTCACTAGACTTCAATTTTATGTCTATAGATTCCTCGTAAATTTGAAACTTTCAAAAAATTAGTTGATCTAGTAGACATAAATTAGAATTTTATGTCAAAATTCAaagaataaatttgaaaatttgaaacttCAACACAAACCTCAACTTGAGGGGCGTTGTAATTTAACCTAATTCATACATCTCCAGTGATTCATGTTGGTTTATATTCACCCAGCTCTGCTAGCATATCTGATAATACACAGTGGCCAACCACTAATGGGGGGAAAGCTTATGATAATTTTGGTTTAGCTTCCTATGATGAGTTTTATCTGGTGCAGGGCGATATTCTGTTCCTCCACATGAACAAGGATCCAATTCGCACAGGGGAAATCGTTGTGTATAACATCGAGGTAAGTCTTGTCTCATACTATCATGTTTCATGAACTAACGTCATACATTTCTACACTGGTTATAGCTAGTTTTTCGTTATGAAAGCAATTTGGATTTTGCAATGTCTTGGAATTCCATTTTCTGGTAGGGGAATGAATAGGTTTCCTCTTCTTTGTAAATATGGTAGTATTTCTTTTCCTTACTTTGATTTGTGTTGATAATTTACCTCGTTCTCCTCTTATCGCTAATTGTCTTTTAATAAGGAAATAATCTTTATATTGGTCTAGTTACGCTCTTCTCCATGTAACTTGCAACTTCTAAGCCTCATTGTTAACTATGACAGTTGAAAATTTTGCTTTTTTCTTAACAATTTCTTTACCATGACTTTCATCTCTTCTATGGAAGCATTTGAATTCATAGTAAAATTCCAAGAACAAAAACGAgctttaaaaatatatttcttttagtttttgaagGCTGGAATTTAAAAACATCCTTAAAAATagataaacaaaacaaaagaacatATAGGTAGAACTAGTGTTTACAAGCTTAacctttaaaaataaaagacaaaaatccaaatgattatcaaacaaaGTCTTATCATTCAATATTTTGGGTCACGTTCATATCTCTGTTTGTGTTTAGAGAAGTTTATGTTGTCTATTATTTATTGAGTTATGAACTTCAATCAGCATCTTTTGGGTCCATTGTTTAATATTGTTAAAGAAATTAACACAAAAGGAATAGAGACAGACACTTGGAAGAGAGAAACTTTTATTACGAAATTACAAAGATGAACACTTTTGAAAGatactttttcactctttcagtACTCACTCACTTTTCCTCACTCTAAATTTGTCTAACTTTCTAGCTTGGCTTATGTATGGAGACACACCTCCTATTTATAAGCATGAGATCTTAGGACCCCAAGCAAAAGATTTTTCTAGGTTTCTTTTGA
It includes:
- the LOC103497328 gene encoding uncharacterized protein LOC103497328, producing the protein MTGEAVNPKAYPLADAQLTITILDLVQQAANYKQLKKGANEATKTLNRGISEFVVMAADTEPLEILLHLPLLAEDKNVPYVFVPSKQALGRACGVTRPVIACSVTTNEGSQLKSQIQQLKDAIEKLLI